A single Agromyces sp. CF514 DNA region contains:
- a CDS encoding DUF1643 domain-containing protein, protein MTNEGAAVTTESIYANTLDNSARFLLGTEGENPLIVVGVNPSTAAPGDLDLTVTKVTEFARRNNFDSWVMLNLYPQRSTDPTDMHDVLDPALQAENERHIAAFINGRPLTILAAWGELMDSRPYLPTLLAGILTLPELSNCTWMSIDELTATGHPRHPSRAGYDWPLRPFDVVPYLAIVTARAEAKAKRRSGRAATLPRT, encoded by the coding sequence ATGACCAACGAAGGAGCAGCTGTGACAACCGAGTCGATCTACGCGAACACCCTGGATAATTCCGCCCGCTTCCTGCTCGGCACAGAGGGCGAGAACCCGCTCATCGTCGTCGGTGTGAACCCGAGTACCGCAGCGCCTGGTGATCTCGACCTCACGGTCACCAAAGTGACAGAGTTCGCCAGGCGCAACAACTTCGATAGCTGGGTAATGCTCAACCTCTATCCGCAACGTTCGACCGATCCGACGGATATGCACGACGTACTCGACCCCGCGCTGCAGGCCGAGAATGAGCGACACATCGCCGCGTTCATCAACGGCCGTCCGCTGACGATCCTGGCTGCGTGGGGCGAGCTGATGGACTCCCGGCCCTACCTGCCTACGCTGCTCGCTGGGATCCTCACCTTGCCCGAGCTATCGAACTGCACCTGGATGTCGATCGACGAACTGACTGCGACGGGTCACCCGCGCCACCCCTCACGCGCGGGCTATGACTGGCCGCTTCGACCCTTCGACGTCGTGCCCTACCTCGCAATCGTCACGGCCCGAGCCGAAGCCAAAGCGAAGAGAAGATCCGGCCGTGCCGCGACGTTGCCGCGGACATGA
- a CDS encoding thrombospondin type 3 repeat-containing protein gives MTVTPAGDVAGESAAAAAELSVAASTSAGRAPKPLPAPYQWPTPGELPEPVPGEGCEWYGEGQMWAFSYEERPTSNWTSDRSEVRTWVTTGSGEGVCEARYSGAVKGNYRVVFHGPPCTQVETDTIDALAGGFGEFTMDIDGLFVDAWFKSDAYPYAIEHKTVGCGNDSTGTTFDQAQTWIPNSCYEPGRPTPGYPVASEEAQAAVGHCYLYYEVDGDQPGFYVEENFFRYQRADCDTTVDSDGDRLGDCLEYEIWTDPSDVDTDDDGIDDDVDLCPIVPGDDCEEVDTDSDGVPDTRDECVTTPGGGSMTGCPDSDGDAVPDHRDDCPTVPAPGTVDGCPEDPCKDNPVVCYAPLVFIHDNEDSNPMPAEKFAANTILKWAKKAEAPYYSFGPPNLVTLGDGGYLYDPATDAVPGKATRAFSSNEVTRPRMPLCESPASPTGQCKSPDIGHKAEGFYLDLTDSALDSGILAGATDLEVESGGVPVYTQYVPGSYIAYWFFFPNSVPGSGAAGVAGIKHQGDWEHIVVRLDTENEPLAVEYFFHHWSHVVPWGEVTKLGGTHPHVYAAEEGHGSYWSLDCNFFVSTEDSSMQTLDDCSENGANWRTWQNLVNVEDTAWYGYGGAWGSVGLLKDTTGPPGPHPLANPTVKAHPEAVYVDGPSLGEVMAGSTVRVGPLSFGPLTLISLTMFSTPRPLGAVPTTADGTLEATVTIPTDAEPGTHELVLYGPGANGGFTEVTYELEVLSAATPPATDPPPTPAPGPVTGAAGTGASRSTPVVSGSLPSAGAQPLPWVLVAIALLSAGAVGFGTSRVLRSRTN, from the coding sequence ATGACGGTCACACCGGCAGGCGATGTCGCAGGCGAGTCGGCTGCAGCTGCGGCCGAGCTCTCCGTTGCTGCCAGCACATCGGCAGGTCGAGCACCGAAACCGCTCCCTGCCCCGTATCAGTGGCCGACACCGGGAGAACTCCCGGAACCCGTTCCTGGCGAGGGGTGCGAGTGGTACGGCGAAGGGCAGATGTGGGCCTTCTCCTACGAGGAACGACCGACCTCGAATTGGACATCGGATCGCTCCGAGGTGAGGACGTGGGTGACGACCGGTTCCGGCGAGGGGGTGTGCGAAGCACGCTACAGCGGTGCGGTGAAGGGCAACTATCGGGTGGTGTTCCACGGCCCACCCTGCACACAGGTTGAGACAGACACTATCGACGCACTCGCTGGCGGGTTCGGAGAGTTCACGATGGACATCGACGGGTTGTTCGTCGATGCCTGGTTCAAGAGCGACGCCTACCCTTACGCGATAGAGCACAAGACTGTGGGATGTGGAAACGACAGCACCGGGACCACGTTCGATCAAGCCCAGACATGGATCCCGAACTCGTGTTACGAACCCGGCCGGCCAACTCCTGGCTACCCAGTCGCGTCCGAAGAGGCGCAAGCTGCCGTCGGCCACTGCTACCTCTACTACGAGGTCGACGGAGATCAGCCGGGGTTCTATGTTGAGGAGAACTTCTTCCGGTACCAACGCGCTGACTGCGACACCACAGTCGACTCCGATGGCGACCGCCTCGGCGACTGCCTGGAGTATGAAATCTGGACCGACCCGTCAGACGTCGACACCGATGACGACGGGATCGACGACGATGTCGACCTCTGCCCCATCGTCCCGGGCGATGACTGCGAGGAGGTCGACACCGACAGCGACGGTGTCCCTGACACCCGAGACGAATGCGTCACCACTCCTGGCGGAGGATCTATGACGGGATGCCCTGACAGTGACGGTGACGCCGTCCCGGATCACCGGGACGACTGCCCTACCGTCCCTGCTCCGGGCACGGTCGATGGATGCCCCGAAGATCCCTGCAAGGACAACCCGGTCGTCTGCTACGCCCCGCTCGTGTTCATCCACGACAACGAGGACTCCAACCCAATGCCCGCCGAGAAGTTCGCTGCGAACACCATCTTGAAGTGGGCGAAGAAGGCCGAAGCGCCGTACTACTCATTCGGGCCGCCGAACCTTGTGACGCTCGGCGATGGCGGGTATTTGTACGACCCCGCCACTGACGCTGTCCCAGGGAAGGCAACACGCGCGTTCAGCTCGAACGAGGTCACCCGACCACGGATGCCGCTCTGCGAGTCCCCGGCCTCACCGACAGGCCAGTGCAAGAGCCCGGACATCGGGCATAAAGCCGAAGGGTTCTACCTCGATCTGACCGATAGTGCGCTCGATTCAGGGATCCTGGCCGGTGCGACCGACCTCGAAGTCGAGTCCGGGGGCGTGCCGGTGTACACACAGTACGTCCCGGGGAGCTATATCGCGTACTGGTTCTTCTTCCCGAACAGTGTCCCCGGGTCCGGCGCGGCCGGTGTCGCCGGCATCAAGCACCAAGGCGACTGGGAGCACATCGTCGTCAGGCTCGATACGGAGAACGAACCGCTAGCCGTCGAGTACTTCTTCCATCACTGGTCCCACGTTGTCCCGTGGGGCGAAGTGACCAAGCTCGGCGGAACCCATCCGCACGTGTACGCCGCGGAGGAAGGGCACGGCTCGTACTGGTCGCTGGACTGTAACTTCTTCGTCTCGACCGAGGACTCCAGCATGCAGACACTCGATGACTGCTCTGAAAACGGGGCGAACTGGCGAACCTGGCAGAACCTCGTCAATGTGGAAGACACAGCCTGGTACGGGTATGGAGGAGCGTGGGGCAGCGTCGGGCTGTTGAAGGACACCACCGGTCCCCCTGGGCCGCACCCGCTTGCGAACCCGACCGTGAAGGCACACCCGGAAGCGGTGTACGTTGACGGGCCGTCGCTTGGTGAGGTGATGGCCGGCTCGACTGTCAGGGTGGGCCCGCTCAGTTTCGGCCCGTTGACTCTGATCTCACTCACGATGTTCTCGACACCGAGGCCGCTGGGGGCGGTGCCAACGACCGCGGACGGGACCCTCGAGGCAACTGTCACGATCCCCACCGACGCGGAACCCGGGACGCACGAACTCGTCCTCTACGGACCAGGCGCGAACGGCGGGTTCACGGAGGTGACGTACGAACTGGAGGTCCTGTCGGCAGCTACGCCTCCAGCGACGGACCCTCCACCGACACCCGCGCCTGGCCCAGTGACTGGAGCGGCTGGCACAGGCGCCTCCCGGTCGACACCGGTGGTGTCTGGTTCGTTGCCATCGGCGGGAGCACAGCCGCTTCCGTGGGTGTTGGTCGCGATCGCGCTGCTGTCGGCCGGCGCAGTTGGGTTCGGAACTTCAAGGGTCTTGCGGAGCCGCACGAACTGA
- a CDS encoding excalibur calcium-binding domain-containing protein: MQTADYLTACGVGVSAPAPYYQNCDAVRAAGAAPIHPGDPGWQSKFDRDGDGIGCDT; encoded by the coding sequence GTGCAGACCGCCGACTACCTGACCGCGTGCGGCGTCGGGGTTTCGGCACCGGCACCGTACTACCAGAACTGCGACGCGGTCCGCGCTGCAGGCGCTGCGCCGATTCACCCGGGCGACCCCGGGTGGCAGTCCAAATTCGACCGCGACGGTGACGGCATCGGCTGCGATACCTGA
- a CDS encoding DUF3375 domain-containing protein: MPSTRAEAAYQRALATFRDPTLDLLHGRFAPFVVAVLSLVFATDRPFVAVADAHAEIGEALDELRAAGYDEDDRRLPVGSAREICRQWVRGGWLAPQLEGDVEVYRLTAHAVGALEIAGRTGGGRARVSRSRVRTLLEAVDRLAMDAESDPAARLERLLDERAALDAEIERLQRDGAAPIDDEQLLEEAENVLHLSRELPADFSRVAESIKAMQRDVVAELRRDERPTGDVLREYLQRGKHVMQSTPEGRAFEGALRLLGDPERIDRLTGQLATLLAQPFSHLMAPAQRADLDAIGRQVEQGVADVLTAQRRASQIITAQVRTHDPIRDRQVDDLLRGVMSGMHAWMRVSRSSERVEPLHTLPVADVGHLRQSLSDLRPPGAPEPLSTSKDAEFVDADTRAWGGPHYAELEDYTATLGDQFDLAAAFEGIEDANRRPVDLLGLLEIAHRAGMTEGESVSVVEALRPDGTRRRFAFGSITVQRQKELEND, encoded by the coding sequence ATGCCAAGCACCCGAGCTGAAGCGGCGTACCAACGCGCCCTCGCGACTTTCCGAGACCCCACGCTCGACCTTCTGCATGGCCGCTTCGCACCGTTCGTCGTCGCGGTCCTCTCTCTGGTCTTTGCTACCGATCGTCCCTTTGTCGCGGTTGCTGACGCACACGCGGAGATTGGCGAGGCCCTCGACGAGCTTCGGGCGGCTGGGTACGACGAGGATGATCGCCGGCTCCCAGTGGGCAGTGCGCGTGAGATCTGCCGGCAATGGGTTCGGGGTGGGTGGCTCGCTCCACAGCTCGAGGGCGACGTCGAGGTGTATCGCCTGACCGCGCACGCGGTGGGTGCGCTCGAGATCGCCGGTCGTACTGGTGGTGGGCGAGCTCGCGTCTCACGGTCGCGAGTTCGCACCTTGCTCGAGGCTGTCGACCGCTTGGCTATGGATGCCGAATCCGACCCCGCCGCGCGGCTCGAGCGGCTTCTCGATGAGCGAGCTGCGCTCGATGCCGAGATCGAACGACTGCAGCGTGATGGCGCTGCCCCGATCGACGACGAGCAACTTCTTGAGGAAGCCGAGAACGTACTCCACCTCTCGCGTGAGTTGCCGGCCGACTTCTCCCGTGTGGCGGAGTCGATCAAGGCGATGCAGCGCGATGTGGTCGCCGAGCTGCGGCGCGACGAGCGCCCCACGGGTGATGTGCTGCGCGAGTACTTGCAGCGCGGCAAGCACGTGATGCAGTCGACGCCTGAAGGCCGCGCGTTCGAGGGAGCTCTGCGGCTGCTCGGTGATCCTGAACGCATCGATCGACTGACCGGGCAGTTGGCCACCCTGCTCGCTCAGCCGTTCTCTCACCTGATGGCGCCGGCGCAGCGTGCAGACCTCGACGCGATCGGCAGGCAGGTCGAGCAGGGCGTCGCGGACGTACTCACCGCGCAGCGACGAGCCTCCCAGATCATCACCGCGCAGGTCCGCACCCACGACCCGATTCGCGACCGCCAAGTGGACGACCTGCTTCGCGGCGTCATGTCCGGAATGCATGCCTGGATGCGCGTCTCCCGATCCAGCGAACGCGTCGAGCCGTTGCACACCCTGCCGGTCGCGGATGTGGGGCATCTTCGCCAGTCGCTCAGCGATCTTCGCCCGCCCGGTGCACCTGAGCCACTGTCGACCTCGAAGGATGCCGAGTTCGTGGACGCCGATACCCGGGCCTGGGGCGGGCCTCACTACGCCGAGCTCGAGGACTACACCGCGACACTCGGTGACCAGTTCGACCTCGCGGCCGCGTTCGAGGGCATCGAGGACGCGAACCGGCGCCCGGTCGATCTCCTCGGCCTGCTTGAAATTGCGCATCGCGCTGGCATGACGGAAGGCGAGTCCGTTTCCGTCGTTGAGGCGCTGCGTCCGGATGGCACGCGGCGACGCTTCGCCTTCGGCTCCATCACTGTCCAGCGTCAGAAGGAACTCGAGAATGACTGA
- a CDS encoding DUF4194 domain-containing protein: MTDLAPTTEFDRREFEDELDPRDDVDATADAAFIAPVAMENDADELFAGDRGVLDPEVRRVLVRLLQRRFLLADRSRSEWAVLLENQHMIESRLHDLFVRLVVDHDRGVAYKEQVRSDELEIPILLRDEAYSRAETLVLVHLRTVYQRETTAGEGSARVDIEEIEQTALTYFTAADGDTARRQKTIRGAVNRLRQDGILDEESEGRYRISPLVEIVLSSPRLNELKDWLEERSQAGEAGALDLDAEESDEAAADDFDADGTEVIR, from the coding sequence ATGACTGACCTCGCACCCACCACTGAATTCGATCGTCGCGAGTTCGAAGATGAGCTGGACCCGAGGGACGACGTGGATGCGACGGCCGATGCGGCCTTCATCGCACCCGTGGCGATGGAGAACGACGCGGATGAGCTCTTCGCGGGTGACCGCGGCGTCCTTGATCCCGAGGTGCGCCGTGTGCTCGTCCGGCTCCTGCAGCGGCGATTCCTACTCGCCGATCGCAGTCGCTCGGAGTGGGCGGTGCTGCTCGAGAACCAGCACATGATCGAATCCAGGCTGCACGACCTGTTCGTGCGCCTCGTCGTCGATCACGATCGCGGTGTCGCCTACAAGGAGCAGGTGCGTTCCGACGAACTGGAGATCCCCATCCTGCTCCGTGACGAGGCGTACTCACGTGCCGAGACCCTCGTGCTGGTCCACTTGCGCACCGTCTACCAGCGCGAGACGACGGCAGGCGAAGGTTCGGCACGCGTCGACATCGAAGAGATCGAACAGACTGCCCTGACGTACTTCACCGCAGCCGATGGCGACACCGCCCGCCGCCAGAAGACGATTCGCGGCGCAGTCAACCGTCTTCGACAGGACGGGATCCTCGACGAGGAGTCAGAGGGCCGTTACCGCATCAGCCCGCTCGTGGAGATCGTGCTCAGTTCTCCGCGATTGAACGAACTGAAGGACTGGCTCGAAGAGCGAAGCCAAGCCGGTGAGGCGGGAGCGCTCGACCTCGACGCCGAAGAATCAGACGAGGCCGCCGCCGACGACTTCGACGCTGATGGTACGGAGGTCATCCGATGA
- a CDS encoding ATP-binding protein, with protein sequence MTMLDTLFGLIPAASRGQQWVAGDLQLVNWGGYDGHHRVRFSPTATLLCGGSGSGKSTLMDAYVALMMPHTTPFNGASNGAVIGRPRGQDQRNILSYGRGKTDETRTDEGTKLTVLRGDGVDTWTAISMTWLDHDGSQFTAVRAWYIPANARVLEDAVRVRATVGGSFDLSGLEGAAQQRLTDASVKATGLDTLPTDREFSARLHNVLGIGAAGAGAKAMSLLARIQAGQQITTVDDLYKRMVLEEPATLAAADDVVTHFDSLESTRTRMLTAQQQVRALEPIRTARERIEAAADRLRVLDEVGRFTDPDSLASLWRASKRLELLRDLETELRSKTHDAAARSSEAAALADAAEAEYEGLLEVRRAAGGDRLETAKRELRALTPRLEGAARERRKLDAALEILNDTVTTAEEFHNLSARVVEELADPEAKQTARTKYATALNALKTAKGAVDSLETEEQQIKGRQDNIPEPLRAARDLLAHTAGLEPGEVPFVGELIEVRTEFEPWREAFNLALGGFATTLLIDTAHLPSFRAAINTVSIRERLRFEGVHTGLRPRNAADPHTLPGRLDYKASPFTGWLEDELEKRFGFVCVDSPDQLSAHRMALTISGQISQGARGAHGGHGRANVLGFSTQRRLGELAVLLRDARTAHVTATAEAESAEAELDAVDARLAAFGTLRDLSWEQVDVASIVSESERWEAVILEVTAENPDLASIQTQIDQKRAQTAALREQIGQIKAEKKRLADTWTETTDEVDAAQSVIDAAESASRALTTEQATYLDGKITALDHEDTSTRADVLARFDAELDSAARRFGDDQRDAEQALVEQRERVRHTMTSFLDHWPNPNLLADPDRSLADFERTLIDLETSGLHELETEWRDSLLKLSGNDLTNLDSTLSRALREIRDRITPINQIMQDLPFYDDEHRLQITLRENQSEVRRRFRRDLREVRAQIEAATSEEDRERIYRRMSRLIERLRRHAPEFAEVVDVRNHVRVSAERIHAQTKQHVALYDHIGEKSGGESQELIAFIVGAALRYQLGDAGSERPRYAPVFLDEALIKADAHFTKRAIGAWRGLGFQLIIGAPNDKYSAIEPHVDVEYDILKDTLGRSWAKPKVALPQAHE encoded by the coding sequence ATGACGATGCTCGACACTCTCTTCGGTCTCATCCCGGCCGCCTCCCGCGGGCAGCAGTGGGTCGCCGGCGACCTGCAACTGGTGAACTGGGGCGGATACGACGGCCACCACCGGGTGCGCTTCTCCCCCACTGCGACCCTGCTCTGCGGCGGCTCCGGCTCGGGGAAATCCACACTCATGGACGCTTACGTTGCACTCATGATGCCGCACACCACGCCTTTCAACGGCGCGTCGAACGGTGCCGTGATCGGTCGCCCGCGGGGTCAGGACCAGCGCAACATCCTCTCGTACGGGCGCGGCAAGACTGACGAGACCCGCACCGACGAAGGCACGAAGCTCACTGTGCTCCGCGGCGATGGCGTTGACACGTGGACCGCGATCTCCATGACCTGGCTCGACCACGATGGTTCGCAGTTCACCGCGGTCCGCGCGTGGTACATCCCTGCGAATGCCCGCGTCCTCGAAGACGCGGTCCGCGTCCGCGCGACCGTCGGCGGCTCGTTCGACCTGAGCGGCCTCGAGGGCGCAGCGCAGCAGCGACTCACGGACGCATCGGTGAAGGCGACCGGGCTCGACACTTTGCCGACCGATCGCGAATTCTCGGCACGCCTGCACAACGTGCTCGGCATCGGTGCGGCGGGTGCCGGGGCGAAAGCGATGAGTCTGCTCGCCCGCATTCAGGCGGGCCAGCAGATCACGACGGTCGATGACCTCTACAAGCGGATGGTCCTCGAGGAGCCGGCAACGCTTGCCGCCGCAGACGACGTGGTCACCCACTTCGACAGCCTCGAAAGCACCCGCACGCGCATGCTCACCGCCCAGCAGCAGGTACGCGCGCTCGAACCGATCCGGACCGCCCGCGAACGCATTGAAGCGGCCGCTGACAGACTCCGAGTGCTGGACGAAGTCGGTCGGTTCACCGACCCGGATTCGCTCGCGTCGCTGTGGCGGGCATCGAAGCGCCTGGAACTCCTCCGCGACCTCGAAACCGAACTCCGATCGAAAACGCATGACGCCGCAGCGAGATCGAGCGAAGCCGCGGCGTTGGCTGATGCTGCCGAGGCCGAGTACGAAGGCTTGCTCGAAGTGCGCCGGGCCGCCGGAGGCGACCGCCTCGAAACCGCGAAGCGCGAACTCCGGGCACTGACGCCGAGACTCGAAGGCGCAGCACGCGAGCGCCGAAAGCTCGACGCCGCGCTCGAAATACTGAACGACACGGTCACGACGGCGGAGGAATTCCACAACCTGTCCGCCCGCGTGGTCGAAGAGCTCGCCGACCCAGAAGCCAAGCAGACCGCACGCACGAAGTATGCAACGGCGCTGAACGCCCTCAAGACCGCGAAGGGGGCGGTCGACTCCCTCGAAACCGAAGAGCAACAAATCAAGGGCCGCCAAGACAACATCCCCGAGCCGCTTCGCGCCGCACGCGACCTCCTCGCGCACACCGCCGGCCTCGAACCGGGCGAAGTTCCGTTCGTCGGAGAACTCATCGAGGTACGCACCGAGTTCGAACCGTGGCGCGAGGCATTCAACCTCGCACTCGGCGGCTTCGCGACGACCCTGCTGATCGATACCGCGCACCTCCCGTCGTTTCGGGCGGCGATCAACACCGTGTCGATCAGAGAGCGCCTTCGTTTCGAGGGCGTTCACACCGGACTTCGACCGCGAAACGCCGCCGACCCGCACACGCTGCCCGGCCGGCTCGACTACAAGGCGTCGCCCTTCACCGGGTGGCTCGAGGACGAACTCGAGAAGCGGTTCGGTTTCGTCTGCGTGGACTCACCCGATCAACTCAGCGCCCACCGGATGGCGCTCACGATCTCCGGCCAGATCTCCCAGGGCGCTCGCGGCGCGCACGGCGGCCACGGGCGTGCCAATGTCCTCGGGTTCTCGACACAGCGACGGCTCGGCGAGCTCGCGGTCCTGCTACGCGACGCGCGCACCGCCCACGTGACGGCTACTGCCGAGGCTGAAAGCGCCGAGGCCGAGCTCGATGCTGTCGACGCACGGCTCGCCGCCTTCGGTACCCTTCGGGATCTCTCCTGGGAACAGGTCGACGTCGCCTCCATCGTGTCCGAGAGCGAGCGATGGGAGGCAGTCATCCTCGAGGTCACCGCCGAGAACCCTGATCTCGCGAGCATCCAGACTCAGATCGATCAGAAGCGCGCACAGACCGCCGCACTGCGTGAACAGATCGGCCAGATCAAGGCCGAGAAGAAGCGCCTCGCTGATACCTGGACCGAAACGACCGACGAAGTCGACGCAGCACAGAGCGTCATCGATGCGGCCGAGTCCGCATCACGCGCACTCACCACGGAACAGGCGACCTATCTAGACGGCAAGATCACGGCGCTGGACCATGAGGACACGTCCACGAGGGCAGATGTGCTCGCTCGCTTCGACGCCGAGCTCGACTCGGCCGCGCGACGGTTCGGCGACGATCAGCGCGATGCGGAACAGGCCCTCGTCGAGCAGCGCGAACGCGTCCGGCACACCATGACCTCATTCCTCGACCACTGGCCGAATCCGAACCTGCTCGCCGACCCCGACCGATCACTGGCCGATTTCGAACGGACCCTCATCGACCTCGAAACGAGCGGGCTCCACGAACTCGAGACCGAATGGCGCGACAGCCTGCTGAAGCTCTCGGGAAATGACCTGACGAACCTCGACTCGACACTCAGTCGGGCACTTCGAGAAATCCGCGATCGCATCACGCCGATCAACCAGATCATGCAGGACCTCCCCTTCTACGACGACGAACACCGGCTGCAGATCACCCTGCGCGAGAACCAATCCGAGGTCCGCCGCCGCTTCCGACGGGACCTCCGCGAAGTCCGCGCCCAGATCGAGGCGGCCACAAGCGAAGAGGATCGCGAGCGCATCTACCGCCGGATGTCCCGCCTGATCGAACGGCTCCGCCGGCACGCACCAGAGTTCGCTGAGGTCGTCGATGTGCGAAACCACGTACGGGTCAGCGCCGAACGCATCCACGCGCAGACGAAGCAGCATGTCGCGCTCTACGACCACATCGGCGAGAAGTCAGGCGGCGAATCGCAGGAACTCATCGCGTTCATCGTCGGCGCTGCACTCCGTTACCAGCTCGGCGACGCAGGCTCGGAGCGACCCCGCTACGCGCCAGTCTTCCTCGACGAAGCACTGATCAAGGCCGACGCGCATTTCACCAAACGCGCCATCGGCGCGTGGCGCGGCCTCGGCTTCCAACTCATTATCGGCGCTCCGAACGACAAGTACAGCGCGATCGAACCGCACGTCGACGTCGAATACGACATCCTCAAAGACACCCTCGGGCGCTCCTGGGCCAAGCCGAAAGTCGCCCTGCCCCAGGCTCACGAATGA
- a CDS encoding Wadjet anti-phage system protein JetD domain-containing protein: MSPRLVWPDDAATTLRAHLTDTWASRLCAELTRSAEEPKEISLRPGVSRSHDVAGLGHGAWNDWRQAWSRVELDHSGAEVELRAVTVAGVPQEAPFRLRVRSLQAATQVLERLGGAPFGVDIDRARSIGRRLSTVGAALTANALARTARLDDADVEVVISAITWLAAHPDLGEWTTRQLPIPEMHTKWLDAHRALLRDLLGRDISGETRPRLAVAHLTYVDPDYLATEQRRHDAWTTGDTHQPAYAPQTVLIVENRDCRLWFPHAPGTIVVEGGGKAASSLLADVAWIRAAERVYYWGDMDADGYAILDHLRAAFATSGIRLESILMDFNALTRFAHLGVIRDKHGAALKPSSIRLGNLTAAENDAYAAIATTGNVAFRRIEQERISITEALHELAVAG; the protein is encoded by the coding sequence ATGAGTCCGCGGCTCGTCTGGCCCGACGACGCAGCCACCACGCTGAGGGCCCACCTGACGGATACCTGGGCCAGCCGGCTCTGCGCGGAACTGACACGCTCCGCTGAGGAACCGAAGGAGATCAGCCTGAGGCCCGGAGTCAGCCGGTCGCACGACGTCGCGGGCCTCGGACACGGCGCCTGGAATGACTGGCGCCAGGCCTGGAGTCGCGTCGAGCTCGACCATTCGGGCGCCGAGGTCGAGCTTCGCGCGGTGACCGTCGCAGGTGTCCCCCAGGAGGCGCCGTTCCGCTTGAGGGTTCGATCGCTGCAGGCTGCGACGCAAGTGCTCGAACGCCTCGGCGGTGCGCCGTTCGGCGTCGACATCGACCGGGCCCGCAGCATTGGGCGTCGTCTCAGCACCGTAGGAGCCGCCCTCACCGCGAACGCCCTGGCGCGGACTGCTCGACTCGACGACGCCGACGTCGAGGTGGTCATCAGCGCCATCACGTGGCTTGCCGCGCATCCTGATCTGGGTGAATGGACGACACGGCAACTTCCGATCCCTGAGATGCACACGAAGTGGCTCGACGCACATCGAGCGCTCCTACGAGATCTGCTCGGGCGCGATATCTCTGGAGAGACCCGCCCGCGTCTTGCCGTCGCCCACCTCACCTACGTCGACCCCGACTACCTCGCAACCGAACAACGACGCCACGACGCCTGGACCACCGGCGACACCCATCAACCCGCTTACGCCCCTCAGACCGTGCTCATCGTCGAGAACCGTGACTGCCGACTCTGGTTCCCGCACGCCCCGGGCACCATCGTCGTCGAAGGCGGCGGCAAGGCGGCATCGTCGCTGCTCGCAGACGTCGCATGGATCCGAGCGGCCGAGAGGGTCTACTACTGGGGTGACATGGACGCTGACGGCTACGCCATCCTCGATCACCTTCGGGCAGCCTTCGCAACCTCGGGAATCCGACTCGAGTCGATCCTCATGGACTTCAACGCGCTCACGCGATTCGCACATCTCGGCGTCATCCGCGACAAGCACGGCGCCGCCCTCAAGCCGTCCAGCATCCGACTAGGTAATCTCACCGCTGCCGAGAACGACGCCTACGCAGCCATCGCAACCACGGGCAACGTGGCCTTCCGCCGGATCGAACAGGAACGCATCTCGATTACAGAAGCGCTCCACGAGTTGGCCGTCGCCGGCTGA